The Dioscorea cayenensis subsp. rotundata cultivar TDr96_F1 chromosome 19, TDr96_F1_v2_PseudoChromosome.rev07_lg8_w22 25.fasta, whole genome shotgun sequence genome includes a window with the following:
- the LOC120283934 gene encoding protein GFS12 isoform X3, whose protein sequence is MEGAMPCFECLQRRIEADFSSDVLFRYSISDSALPFGSSAVIQICSAVAADNIGSEKISTQFVLAVSVDTEERGVAANGEDQSTSSENGGCQNQDDVGTSGMRMTATLSPFASICRGSFSAIEDLLKKYESCLIEDQVMSSLNLLVEGKVAGRYGLDFLNLVGCPAFCESRIPGSVRHPNITPILGFLKTPGYSYLLHPKAPYSMEGILHYSPKALESEWHARFLIYQIVSALHHIHSQGIAHGNICPSNVMLTDSSWVWLSIVDMHTMRNNLSSKVSSCSSLKTYCCMEDCPCQTIYADLKLSACIHWHSDFKRWYTGELSNYEYLLVLNRLAGRRWGDHAFHTVMPWVTDFSVKPDESSDIGWRDLKKSKWRLAKGDEQLDFTYSTSEIPHHVSDECLSELAVCSYKARRLPLRILRSAVRSVYEPNEYPSNMQRLYQWTPDECIPEFYSDSRIFFSLHSGMSDLAVPSWAKSPEEFILLHRDALESERVSKNLHHWIDITFGYKLSGQASIEAKNVMLPASDPLIPKSMGRRQLFTKPHPMRQVVTSRYYKSKESSSSCIYGSSQTLPKEHSISENSWLESLEGATLFCEYAGYLNPIYRYDNLPSLKLAKNHKLEKDTLAQPGSDIPTPYMVLGNLIDYLEVDDSGPTGFQELLRWKHSSSSLGISSEMLADDIFSVGCLLAEFYLKKPLFDPISIAAYKENGVLPGLLQELPPHVVLLVEQCIQKDWTRRPSAKCLLESQYFPPSIRSAYLFLAPLQLIAKPESRIQYAAKIANKGGLKVMGAFTAEMCAPYCLSLIMSSSSDVEAESALFLLKELLRCLSSRAIVALILPAIQKILQVLEYSHLKVSLLQDSFIRDLWNRLGKQIYLEKMHPLVISNLIRSPDKISTSAASVALIGSCEELGFPISVHQTILPLIYSFGKECCADAVEALVRIGGLLGGNFIIKHLLPLLRNVVLSCMDISHVSKPEPVQSWNSLALIGCLSTLDGLLSFLPSQVVVKELIQILQDQAFLHVNLLMQTHLDLFVTKVAANSLIVLCQRIGQDLTASFVLPQLKDLFDELAFSQRSVSAPNSIGRNLKLARSKLDEDACIENRIDLVVLLYPRLAALIGIEKLRQGCFTWLILEQMLERRYNWKWNAAGESSRGSFEIMDSPKLSLSKYHPSEYNSAKLLLNGVGWSIPQSQGVRCSRNLINSKQGSEPRHMGTSSFANYEAWHWFTGPASTPDASDFLGRTGGQKDELTWKIKASVIHSARAHPGVLRSVAICHDECTIYTGGVGPGFKGSVQKWELSRMNCISGYYGHDEVVNAVCVLSVSGRVASCDGTIHVWNGQTGKLIAAYSEASTNFLHTAKLNSEPNNMLTPNTLSGGILSNAFNGSLYTCMHHIDFDEKLVAGMGNGSIRFIDVVRDQKLHLWKSDPAESSFSSLISAICSCGSENHYAGAIHSPPWMAVGLSSGHCRLLDARSGSIIANWRAHDGYITKLAAPEDHLLVSSSFDKTLQVWDLRRNLGTQSNVFRGHLDGISSFSIWGQDVISVSRNKIGLTSLSGLTDEGGQHRLLPQTLYSADRGTKNLSLLSTVSVLPYSRLFLVGTEDGYLKVCC, encoded by the exons ATGGAGGGGGCGATGCCTTGCTTCGAATGCTTGCAGCGCCGCATCGAGGccgatttctcctccgatgtgCTATTCCGATACAGCATCTCCGACTCTGCCCTCCCCTTCGGCTCCTCCGCCGTCATCCAG ATCTGCTCGGCTGTGGCAGCGGACAATATAGGCAG TGAGAAGATTTCTACTCAATTTGTACTAGCAGTATCAGTTGATACGGAGGAAAG GGGGGTTGCAGCAAATGGTGAAGATCAATCAACTTCATCTGAAAATGGTGGATGCCAAAACCAAGATGATGTCGGGACTTCAG GGATGAGGATGACAGCAACTTTGTCTCCATTTGCATCCATTTGCAGAGGTTCTTTTTCCGCAATTGAAGATCTTTTGAAGAAATACGAATCTTGCTTGATTGAGGACCAAGTCATGTCATCACTAAATCTCCTTGTTGAAGGAAAAGTGGCTGGGCGGTATGGTTTGGATTTTCTAAATTTAGTTGGATGTCCTGCATTTTGTGAGAGCAGGATTCCTGGATCTGTGAGACATCCTAATATCACCCCAATTTTAGGTTTTCTCAAAACACCTGGTTATAGTTATTTATTGCATCCTAAAGCTCCTTACTCTATGGAAGGCATTCTTCACTATAGCCCAAAGGCATTGGAGTCTGAATGGCATGCAAGATTCTTAATCTACCAGATAGTCTCAGCTCTACATCATATCCACAGTCAGGGTATTGCTCATGGCAACATATGCCCTTCCAACGTAATGTTGACTGATTCGTCTTGGGTTTGGCTAAGCATTGTTGATATGCATACCATGAGGAATAATTTGAGTTCAAAAGTTTCTTCATGTTCTTCCTTAAAGACATACTGTTGCATGGAAGATTGCCCTTGTCAAACTATATACGCTGATCTGAAACTTTCAGCTTGTATACATTGGCATTCTGATTTCAAACGGTGGTATACCGGTGAACTGAGCAACTATGAATATCTTTTGGTTTTAAATAGATTGGCTGGGAGAAGGTGGGGTGACCATGCATTTCATACAGTAATGCCTTGGGTCACAGACTTCAGTGTAAAACCTGATGAAAGTTCTGATATTGGTTGGAGGGATCTTAAAAAAAGCAAATGGAGGTTGGCCAAAGGTGATGAACAATTGGATTTCACATATTCAACTTCAGAAATTCCCCATCATGTTTCTGATGAATGTCTTTCAGAGCTAGCAGTCTGCAGCTACAAAGCAAGAAGATTACCTCTACGAATTCTTCGCTCTGCTGTTCGTTCTGTTTATGAACCTAATGAATATCCATCAAACATGCAGAGGCTTTATCAATGGACTCCAGATGAATGCATTCCTGAGTTTTACAGTGATTCTCGAATTTTCTTCTCTCTTCATTCCGGAATGAGTGATTTGGCTGTACCATCTTGGGCGAAATCTCCTGAagagtttattttgttgcaTCGAGATGCTTTAGAAAGTGAGCGCGTGTCCAAAAATCTACATCACTGGATTGACATAACTTTTGGTTACAAGCTTTCCGGCCAAGCATCCATTGAAGCGAAGAATGTAATGCTTCCTGCATCTGATCCTTTGATTCCTAAGTCAATGGGTCGTCGGCAGTTGTTTACTAAGCCACATCCCATGCGCCAAGTTGTCACTTCTCGATATTATAAAAGCAAGGAAAGCTCTAGTTCATGTATTTATGGTTCCTCACAaactcttccaaaggaacattCCATTTCAGAAAATAGTTGGTTGGAAAGTTTGGAGGGAGCAACTTTATTTTGTGAGTATGCAGGCTATTTGAATCCAATCTATAGGTACGATAATCTTCCATCCTTAAAACTTGCAAAGAATCATAAACTTGAAAAAGACACTTTGGCACAGCCTGGCAGTGACATCCCAACACCTTATATGGTCCTGGGCAACCTTATTGATTATTTAGAGGTTGATGATAGTGGTCCCACGGGTTTTCAGGAGTTGTTGCGCTGGAAGCATAGTTCATCGTCTTTGGGCATCTCTTCTGAAATGCTTGCAGATGACATATTTTCTGTTGGGTGTTTACTTGCTGAATTTTACTTGAAGAAACCTCTGTTTGATCCTATTTCGATTGCTGCATACAAAGAAAATGGTGTTCTACCAGGGTTGCTACAGGAACTTCCTCCTCATGTTGTGCTTCTTGTTGAACAATGTATACAGAAGGACTGGACAAG GAGACCATCGGCTAAATGTTTGTTGGAATCACAGTACTTCCCTCCCAGCATCAGATCTGCATATCTCTTTCTTGCGCCCCTTCAACTCATTGCTAAACCTGAATCTCGCATTCAGTATGCTGCAAAAATTGCAAATAAAGGAGGATTGAAAGTAATGGGAGCATTTACTGCAGAAATGTGTGCCCCTTACTGTTTGTCGCTCATCATGTCATCTTCTTCAGATGTTGAAGCAGAATCAGCATTGTTTCTACTGAAAGAGCTTTTGAGGTGCTTAAGCTCTAGAGCAATAGTAGCACTAATCTTGCCCGCCATTCAGAAGATATTACAG GTATTGGAATACTCACATCTGAAAGTTTCTCTCCTTCAAGATTCTTTCATACGGGATTTATGGAATCGATTAGGGAAACAAATTTATCTGGAAAAGATGCATCCATTAGTAATTTCTAACTTAATAAGATCCCCAGACAAGATCTCCACTTCTGCTGCTTCTGTGGCATTGATTGGTTCCTGTGAGGAACTTGGCTTTCCCATATCTGTCCATCAA ACCATCCTGCCACTGATCTACTCTTTTGGGAAAGAATGTTGTGCTGATGCAGTTGAAGCCCTGGTTAGAATTG GTGGTCTTCTTGGTGGAAACTTTATAATCAAGCACCTTCTTCCCCTTCTAAGGAACGTGGTTCTCTCTTGTATGGATATTTCTCACGTCAGTAAGCCTGAGCCTGTGCAAAGCTGGAATTCCCTAGCTCTGATTGGTTGTTTATCTACTTTAGATGGTCTCTTATCCTTCTTGCCCTCTCAGGTGGTCGTCAAGGAGCTGATTCAG ATTTTACAGGATCAGGCATTCCTCCATGTTAATCTTCTTATGCAGACTCATTTGGATCTCTTTGTGACTAAG GTTGCTGCAAATTCACTTATTGTACTCTGTCAAAGGATTGGACAAGATTTGACTGCTTCATTTGTCCTGCCACAACTCAAGGATCTATTTGATGAGCTAGCCTTTTCTCAGAGATCTGTCTCTGCACCTAATTCTATTGGAAGGAACTTAAAACTCGCCCGATCGAAGTTAGATGAAGATGCCTGTATAGAGAACAGAATAGATCTCGT GGTACTCTTGTATCCTCGGCTGGCTGCTCTTATTGGTATAGAGAAACTTCGTCAAGGTTGTTTCACATGGCTAATTTTGGAGCAAATGCTCGAGCGGCGCTACAACTGGAAG TGGAATGCTGCTGGGGAATCTTCGAGAGGCAGTTTTGAAATAATGGACTCCCCAAAGCTCAGTCTTTCCAAGTATCATCCGTCAGAATACAATTCCGCAAAACTGCTGCTTAATGGGGTTGGTTGGTCCATACCACAATCACAAGGTGTTAGATGTAGCAGGAATTTAATCAATTCAAAGCAAGGAAGCGAACCTCGGCATATGGggacatcaagttttgcaaactATGAGGCTTGGCATTGGTTCACTGGTCCAGCTTCCACTCCAGATGCATCCGATTTTCTTGGCCGGACTGGGGGTCAAAAAGATGAGCTCACGTGGAAAATTAAAGCATCGGTTATTCACTCAGCCCGTGCACACCCTGGGGTTCTGAGATCTGTAGCCATATGTCATGATGAGTGCACTATATATACTGGAGGGGTTGGTCCAGGTTTCAAGGGAAGTGTTCAAAAGTGGGAATTATCAAGAATGAACTGCATATCTGGTTATTACGGTCATGATGAG GTCGTAAATGCTGTCTGTGTATTATCTGTAAGTGGAAGAGTTGCTTCTTGTGATGGTACTATTCATGTATGGAATGGTCAAACGGGGAAGCTGATAGCAGCATACTCTGAAGCATCTACAAATTTTTTACACACAGCAAAATTAAACTCTGAGCCGAACAACATGCTGACTCCCAACACTCTATCTGGTGGAATACTGTCTAATGCCTTCAATGGTAGTTTGTACACATGCATGCATCACATTGACTTTGATGAAAAACTTGTGGCTGGCATGGGTAATGGCTCAATCAG GTTCATTGATGTTGTTAGAGATCAAAAGCTGCATCTCTGGAAAAGTGATCCAGCTGAGTCATCATTTTCATCTCTAATATCAGCCATTTGTTCTTGTGGTTCTGAAAATCATTATGCTGGAGCTATTCACTCGCCACCCTGGATGGCAGTTGGGTTAAGTTCAGGTCATTGTCGGTTGCTTGATGCAAGGAGTGGAAGTATTATTGCAAATTGGCGAGCACATGATGGCTATATTACCAAG CTGGCCGCCCCGGAGGATCATCTGCTTGTCTCCAGTTCTTTTGATAAAACATTGCAAGTTTGGGACTTGCGAAG GAACCTGGGAACTCAATCAAATGTTTTCAGAGGCCATTTGGATGGTATCTCTAGCTTCTCCATCTGGGGCCAAGATGTGATCTCAGTTTCAAGAAACAAGATTGGGTTAACATCCCTTTCCGGATTAACAGACGAG GGCGGGCAACACCGGCTTTTACCTCAGACTCTATATTCTGCTGACAGGGGGACGAAGAACCTCTCGCTTCTTTCCACCGTTAGTGTCCTTCCTTACTCTCGATTATTTCTTGTTGGAACAGAGGATGGCTATCTGAAGGTCTGCTGCTAG
- the LOC120283934 gene encoding protein GFS12 isoform X4, with protein sequence MEGAMPCFECLQRRIEADFSSDVLFRYSISDSALPFGSSAVIQICSAVAADNIGSEKISTQFVLAVSVDTEERGVAANGEDQSTSSENGGCQNQDDVGTSGMRMTATLSPFASICRGSFSAIEDLLKKYESCLIEDQVMSSLNLLVEGKVAGRYGLDFLNLVGCPAFCESRIPGSVRHPNITPILGFLKTPGYSYLLHPKAPYSMEGILHYSPKALESEWHARFLIYQIVSALHHIHSQGIAHGNICPSNVMLTDSSWVWLSIVDMHTMRNNLSSKVSSCSSLKTYCCMEDCPCQTIYADLKLSACIHWHSDFKRWYTGELSNYEYLLVLNRLAGRRWGDHAFHTVMPWVTDFSVKPDESSDIGWRDLKKSKWRLAKGDEQLDFTYSTSEIPHHVSDECLSELAVCSYKARRLPLRILRSAVRSVYEPNEYPSNMQRLYQWTPDECIPEFYSDSRIFFSLHSGMSDLAVPSWAKSPEEFILLHRDALESERVSKNLHHWIDITFGYKLSGQASIEAKNVMLPASDPLIPKSMGRRQLFTKPHPMRQVVTSRYYKSKESSSSCIYGSSQTLPKEHSISENSWLESLEGATLFCEYAGYLNPIYRYDNLPSLKLAKNHKLEKDTLAQPGSDIPTPYMVLGNLIDYLEVDDSGPTGFQELLRWKHSSSSLGISSEMLADDIFSVGCLLAEFYLKKPLFDPISIAAYKENGVLPGLLQELPPHVVLLVEQCIQKDWTRRPSAKCLLESQYFPPSIRSAYLFLAPLQLIAKPESRIQYAAKIANKGGLKVMGAFTAEMCAPYCLSLIMSSSSDVEAESALFLLKELLRCLSSRAIVALILPAIQKILQVLEYSHLKVSLLQDSFIRDLWNRLGKQIYLEKMHPLVISNLIRSPDKISTSAASVALIGSCEELGFPISVHQTILPLIYSFGKECCADAVEALVRIGGLLGGNFIIKHLLPLLRNVVLSCMDISHVSKPEPVQSWNSLALIGCLSTLDGLLSFLPSQVVVKELIQDQAFLHVNLLMQTHLDLFVTKVAANSLIVLCQRIGQDLTASFVLPQLKDLFDELAFSQRSVSAPNSIGRNLKLARSKLDEDACIENRIDLVVLLYPRLAALIGIEKLRQGCFTWLILEQMLERRYNWKWNAAGESSRGSFEIMDSPKLSLSKYHPSEYNSAKLLLNGVGWSIPQSQGVRCSRNLINSKQGSEPRHMGTSSFANYEAWHWFTGPASTPDASDFLGRTGGQKDELTWKIKASVIHSARAHPGVLRSVAICHDECTIYTGGVGPGFKGSVQKWELSRMNCISGYYGHDEVVNAVCVLSVSGRVASCDGTIHVWNGQTGKLIAAYSEASTNFLHTAKLNSEPNNMLTPNTLSGGILSNAFNGSLYTCMHHIDFDEKLVAGMGNGSIRFIDVVRDQKLHLWKSDPAESSFSSLISAICSCGSENHYAGAIHSPPWMAVGLSSGHCRLLDARSGSIIANWRAHDGYITKLAAPEDHLLVSSSFDKTLQVWDLRRNLGTQSNVFRGHLDGISSFSIWGQDVISVSRNKIGLTSLSGLTDEGGQHRLLPQTLYSADRGTKNLSLLSTVSVLPYSRLFLVGTEDGYLKVCC encoded by the exons ATGGAGGGGGCGATGCCTTGCTTCGAATGCTTGCAGCGCCGCATCGAGGccgatttctcctccgatgtgCTATTCCGATACAGCATCTCCGACTCTGCCCTCCCCTTCGGCTCCTCCGCCGTCATCCAG ATCTGCTCGGCTGTGGCAGCGGACAATATAGGCAG TGAGAAGATTTCTACTCAATTTGTACTAGCAGTATCAGTTGATACGGAGGAAAG GGGGGTTGCAGCAAATGGTGAAGATCAATCAACTTCATCTGAAAATGGTGGATGCCAAAACCAAGATGATGTCGGGACTTCAG GGATGAGGATGACAGCAACTTTGTCTCCATTTGCATCCATTTGCAGAGGTTCTTTTTCCGCAATTGAAGATCTTTTGAAGAAATACGAATCTTGCTTGATTGAGGACCAAGTCATGTCATCACTAAATCTCCTTGTTGAAGGAAAAGTGGCTGGGCGGTATGGTTTGGATTTTCTAAATTTAGTTGGATGTCCTGCATTTTGTGAGAGCAGGATTCCTGGATCTGTGAGACATCCTAATATCACCCCAATTTTAGGTTTTCTCAAAACACCTGGTTATAGTTATTTATTGCATCCTAAAGCTCCTTACTCTATGGAAGGCATTCTTCACTATAGCCCAAAGGCATTGGAGTCTGAATGGCATGCAAGATTCTTAATCTACCAGATAGTCTCAGCTCTACATCATATCCACAGTCAGGGTATTGCTCATGGCAACATATGCCCTTCCAACGTAATGTTGACTGATTCGTCTTGGGTTTGGCTAAGCATTGTTGATATGCATACCATGAGGAATAATTTGAGTTCAAAAGTTTCTTCATGTTCTTCCTTAAAGACATACTGTTGCATGGAAGATTGCCCTTGTCAAACTATATACGCTGATCTGAAACTTTCAGCTTGTATACATTGGCATTCTGATTTCAAACGGTGGTATACCGGTGAACTGAGCAACTATGAATATCTTTTGGTTTTAAATAGATTGGCTGGGAGAAGGTGGGGTGACCATGCATTTCATACAGTAATGCCTTGGGTCACAGACTTCAGTGTAAAACCTGATGAAAGTTCTGATATTGGTTGGAGGGATCTTAAAAAAAGCAAATGGAGGTTGGCCAAAGGTGATGAACAATTGGATTTCACATATTCAACTTCAGAAATTCCCCATCATGTTTCTGATGAATGTCTTTCAGAGCTAGCAGTCTGCAGCTACAAAGCAAGAAGATTACCTCTACGAATTCTTCGCTCTGCTGTTCGTTCTGTTTATGAACCTAATGAATATCCATCAAACATGCAGAGGCTTTATCAATGGACTCCAGATGAATGCATTCCTGAGTTTTACAGTGATTCTCGAATTTTCTTCTCTCTTCATTCCGGAATGAGTGATTTGGCTGTACCATCTTGGGCGAAATCTCCTGAagagtttattttgttgcaTCGAGATGCTTTAGAAAGTGAGCGCGTGTCCAAAAATCTACATCACTGGATTGACATAACTTTTGGTTACAAGCTTTCCGGCCAAGCATCCATTGAAGCGAAGAATGTAATGCTTCCTGCATCTGATCCTTTGATTCCTAAGTCAATGGGTCGTCGGCAGTTGTTTACTAAGCCACATCCCATGCGCCAAGTTGTCACTTCTCGATATTATAAAAGCAAGGAAAGCTCTAGTTCATGTATTTATGGTTCCTCACAaactcttccaaaggaacattCCATTTCAGAAAATAGTTGGTTGGAAAGTTTGGAGGGAGCAACTTTATTTTGTGAGTATGCAGGCTATTTGAATCCAATCTATAGGTACGATAATCTTCCATCCTTAAAACTTGCAAAGAATCATAAACTTGAAAAAGACACTTTGGCACAGCCTGGCAGTGACATCCCAACACCTTATATGGTCCTGGGCAACCTTATTGATTATTTAGAGGTTGATGATAGTGGTCCCACGGGTTTTCAGGAGTTGTTGCGCTGGAAGCATAGTTCATCGTCTTTGGGCATCTCTTCTGAAATGCTTGCAGATGACATATTTTCTGTTGGGTGTTTACTTGCTGAATTTTACTTGAAGAAACCTCTGTTTGATCCTATTTCGATTGCTGCATACAAAGAAAATGGTGTTCTACCAGGGTTGCTACAGGAACTTCCTCCTCATGTTGTGCTTCTTGTTGAACAATGTATACAGAAGGACTGGACAAG GAGACCATCGGCTAAATGTTTGTTGGAATCACAGTACTTCCCTCCCAGCATCAGATCTGCATATCTCTTTCTTGCGCCCCTTCAACTCATTGCTAAACCTGAATCTCGCATTCAGTATGCTGCAAAAATTGCAAATAAAGGAGGATTGAAAGTAATGGGAGCATTTACTGCAGAAATGTGTGCCCCTTACTGTTTGTCGCTCATCATGTCATCTTCTTCAGATGTTGAAGCAGAATCAGCATTGTTTCTACTGAAAGAGCTTTTGAGGTGCTTAAGCTCTAGAGCAATAGTAGCACTAATCTTGCCCGCCATTCAGAAGATATTACAG GTATTGGAATACTCACATCTGAAAGTTTCTCTCCTTCAAGATTCTTTCATACGGGATTTATGGAATCGATTAGGGAAACAAATTTATCTGGAAAAGATGCATCCATTAGTAATTTCTAACTTAATAAGATCCCCAGACAAGATCTCCACTTCTGCTGCTTCTGTGGCATTGATTGGTTCCTGTGAGGAACTTGGCTTTCCCATATCTGTCCATCAA ACCATCCTGCCACTGATCTACTCTTTTGGGAAAGAATGTTGTGCTGATGCAGTTGAAGCCCTGGTTAGAATTG GTGGTCTTCTTGGTGGAAACTTTATAATCAAGCACCTTCTTCCCCTTCTAAGGAACGTGGTTCTCTCTTGTATGGATATTTCTCACGTCAGTAAGCCTGAGCCTGTGCAAAGCTGGAATTCCCTAGCTCTGATTGGTTGTTTATCTACTTTAGATGGTCTCTTATCCTTCTTGCCCTCTCAGGTGGTCGTCAAGGAGCTGATTCAG GATCAGGCATTCCTCCATGTTAATCTTCTTATGCAGACTCATTTGGATCTCTTTGTGACTAAG GTTGCTGCAAATTCACTTATTGTACTCTGTCAAAGGATTGGACAAGATTTGACTGCTTCATTTGTCCTGCCACAACTCAAGGATCTATTTGATGAGCTAGCCTTTTCTCAGAGATCTGTCTCTGCACCTAATTCTATTGGAAGGAACTTAAAACTCGCCCGATCGAAGTTAGATGAAGATGCCTGTATAGAGAACAGAATAGATCTCGT GGTACTCTTGTATCCTCGGCTGGCTGCTCTTATTGGTATAGAGAAACTTCGTCAAGGTTGTTTCACATGGCTAATTTTGGAGCAAATGCTCGAGCGGCGCTACAACTGGAAG TGGAATGCTGCTGGGGAATCTTCGAGAGGCAGTTTTGAAATAATGGACTCCCCAAAGCTCAGTCTTTCCAAGTATCATCCGTCAGAATACAATTCCGCAAAACTGCTGCTTAATGGGGTTGGTTGGTCCATACCACAATCACAAGGTGTTAGATGTAGCAGGAATTTAATCAATTCAAAGCAAGGAAGCGAACCTCGGCATATGGggacatcaagttttgcaaactATGAGGCTTGGCATTGGTTCACTGGTCCAGCTTCCACTCCAGATGCATCCGATTTTCTTGGCCGGACTGGGGGTCAAAAAGATGAGCTCACGTGGAAAATTAAAGCATCGGTTATTCACTCAGCCCGTGCACACCCTGGGGTTCTGAGATCTGTAGCCATATGTCATGATGAGTGCACTATATATACTGGAGGGGTTGGTCCAGGTTTCAAGGGAAGTGTTCAAAAGTGGGAATTATCAAGAATGAACTGCATATCTGGTTATTACGGTCATGATGAG GTCGTAAATGCTGTCTGTGTATTATCTGTAAGTGGAAGAGTTGCTTCTTGTGATGGTACTATTCATGTATGGAATGGTCAAACGGGGAAGCTGATAGCAGCATACTCTGAAGCATCTACAAATTTTTTACACACAGCAAAATTAAACTCTGAGCCGAACAACATGCTGACTCCCAACACTCTATCTGGTGGAATACTGTCTAATGCCTTCAATGGTAGTTTGTACACATGCATGCATCACATTGACTTTGATGAAAAACTTGTGGCTGGCATGGGTAATGGCTCAATCAG GTTCATTGATGTTGTTAGAGATCAAAAGCTGCATCTCTGGAAAAGTGATCCAGCTGAGTCATCATTTTCATCTCTAATATCAGCCATTTGTTCTTGTGGTTCTGAAAATCATTATGCTGGAGCTATTCACTCGCCACCCTGGATGGCAGTTGGGTTAAGTTCAGGTCATTGTCGGTTGCTTGATGCAAGGAGTGGAAGTATTATTGCAAATTGGCGAGCACATGATGGCTATATTACCAAG CTGGCCGCCCCGGAGGATCATCTGCTTGTCTCCAGTTCTTTTGATAAAACATTGCAAGTTTGGGACTTGCGAAG GAACCTGGGAACTCAATCAAATGTTTTCAGAGGCCATTTGGATGGTATCTCTAGCTTCTCCATCTGGGGCCAAGATGTGATCTCAGTTTCAAGAAACAAGATTGGGTTAACATCCCTTTCCGGATTAACAGACGAG GGCGGGCAACACCGGCTTTTACCTCAGACTCTATATTCTGCTGACAGGGGGACGAAGAACCTCTCGCTTCTTTCCACCGTTAGTGTCCTTCCTTACTCTCGATTATTTCTTGTTGGAACAGAGGATGGCTATCTGAAGGTCTGCTGCTAG